One window from the genome of Pantoea vagans encodes:
- a CDS encoding dTMP kinase: MSRQLFVSLDGPKGAGKTTLLEAITQVLRADNMKVIRLSEKKSDPFRSESMALVNRLARDPSADVEWEICQRFAVSRAWISQNVLAKQPQDSVILMDRWYPSDAAFRRMVPFTEILQLNREHNVRAPDLHVGVVTAPKVSWERAAARTRGLGSTVIHRLEEHIACTRAFEQEVANNGWFLCRNEGSIEEATLQVVAEINSVLYRS, encoded by the coding sequence ATGAGTCGTCAGCTGTTTGTTTCTCTGGATGGCCCCAAGGGAGCCGGTAAAACCACGCTGCTGGAGGCCATTACGCAAGTGCTGAGGGCAGACAATATGAAAGTGATCCGACTCAGCGAGAAAAAGAGCGATCCTTTCAGGTCGGAATCCATGGCTCTGGTTAACCGGCTCGCCAGAGATCCCTCGGCAGATGTGGAATGGGAAATCTGTCAGCGCTTTGCTGTCAGCCGCGCCTGGATTTCACAGAACGTACTGGCTAAACAGCCGCAGGACAGCGTTATCCTGATGGATCGCTGGTATCCATCGGATGCCGCGTTTCGCCGGATGGTTCCTTTTACAGAGATTCTGCAGCTAAACCGTGAGCACAACGTCCGCGCCCCAGATCTGCATGTCGGGGTGGTCACAGCGCCCAAGGTATCCTGGGAAAGAGCCGCAGCACGAACACGTGGCCTGGGAAGTACGGTAATTCACCGCCTTGAAGAACATATCGCCTGCACCCGCGCGTTTGAGCAGGAAGTTGCGAATAACGGCTGGTTTTTATGCCGCAATGAAGGGAGCATTGAAGAGGCAACGCTGCAGGTGGTGGCTGAAATTAACAGCGTGCTTTATCGCTCCTGA
- a CDS encoding NAD(P)/FAD-dependent oxidoreductase, which translates to MRYASIPFNHNQPGWPAGKYSFSPQPALQGDITADWVIVGAGFAGVAFARRLAEINPNLKIIIVEAHSTQQSASARNSGFVIGLPHNIGSSTAELKKANAYRNLLQEGIRQLEQVISQHHLQCDWERVGKYHCQAEPGNDAILKEYASHLDLMNEPWQMSDSEELYQKLGTRFYSKGIYTPGCVLVNPAQLIAGLNACLPENVQRFDNTPVLGIRYGSMAEVLTPFGVIKTPKVMLATNALSPELRPGLSRQAAMATFASITEPLTDEQLATLPPMQSWGLTPVNAIAGATFRFTSDRRFLIRQHVIPALRGQVNAARTYEATRLHAHLFKKVYPTLGSVKITHTWSGTISVTRNGAPEWGMLNKFLCTAGGCNGAGISKQTVAGTLLADFMMKQDNPHIADMLSLGKANVMPPSPALDIGIALSLMKERYLGRKEV; encoded by the coding sequence TTGCGCTACGCATCAATACCATTCAATCATAACCAACCGGGCTGGCCTGCAGGTAAGTACAGTTTTTCGCCACAGCCAGCGTTGCAGGGCGATATCACTGCAGACTGGGTCATCGTCGGGGCAGGATTTGCAGGCGTCGCCTTTGCGCGCCGCCTGGCGGAAATCAATCCGAACCTGAAAATTATTATCGTCGAGGCTCATAGCACACAGCAAAGCGCATCGGCACGGAATTCCGGCTTCGTTATCGGCCTGCCGCATAATATTGGCAGTTCAACTGCTGAATTAAAGAAGGCAAACGCATACCGGAACTTGCTTCAGGAAGGCATTCGTCAGCTGGAGCAGGTTATTTCTCAGCATCATCTTCAGTGTGACTGGGAACGGGTCGGCAAATATCACTGTCAGGCTGAACCTGGTAACGACGCTATTTTAAAGGAGTATGCCAGCCATCTCGATCTGATGAACGAGCCGTGGCAGATGTCAGACAGCGAGGAGCTGTACCAGAAACTCGGTACGCGCTTTTACAGCAAAGGGATTTATACACCGGGCTGTGTGCTGGTTAATCCGGCGCAGCTGATTGCCGGCCTGAACGCGTGTTTACCCGAGAATGTTCAGCGCTTCGATAACACACCCGTGCTGGGGATCCGTTACGGCAGCATGGCTGAAGTGCTGACACCATTTGGGGTGATCAAAACGCCAAAAGTGATGCTGGCTACCAATGCACTATCGCCGGAGCTGCGTCCGGGGCTTTCGCGTCAGGCTGCTATGGCTACCTTCGCCAGCATAACCGAGCCGCTGACGGACGAACAACTGGCTACCCTGCCCCCGATGCAGAGCTGGGGACTCACGCCGGTTAACGCCATTGCCGGAGCGACCTTCCGTTTTACCTCAGATCGCCGTTTCCTAATTCGCCAGCATGTCATACCCGCGCTCAGGGGCCAGGTGAACGCGGCCCGGACTTATGAGGCGACCCGGCTGCATGCGCACTTATTTAAGAAAGTCTATCCGACGCTGGGCAGTGTGAAGATCACCCACACCTGGTCTGGCACCATCAGCGTCACGCGTAACGGCGCGCCGGAATGGGGTATGCTGAACAAATTTCTCTGTACGGCGGGCGGCTGTAACGGCGCAGGCATTTCAAAGCAGACCGTGGCAGGCACGCTGCTGGCGGATTTCATGATGAAACAGGATAACCCGCATATTGCAGATATGCTGTCGCTGGGCAAAGCCAATGTCATGCCCCCCTCGCCAGCACTCGATATCGGCATTGCCCTGTCGCTGATGAAAGAGCGATATCTGGGCCGTAAGGAAGTTTAA